A portion of the Pangasianodon hypophthalmus isolate fPanHyp1 chromosome 20, fPanHyp1.pri, whole genome shotgun sequence genome contains these proteins:
- the lmod1b gene encoding leiomodin-1: protein MSRRKVRGLTRTGRQVSEDPDLDNLLSNLSPEEMEELQKEVSTVPDPDPSEIIIVDQTDLKQTIPNKRDSSLTNHGELKAGLQRNLSTEGEPRKESRKQEYLRKMGLSQETNNSSNDSREGGCQTSICSAPVKQEKNMEDRNARATDDAKDAKDARARRFKRNEESEKKCEVKEKEQIDDYKLKDKRDTKEGSSKTKELISKLQEKKEDCKEKEKRDENWKRESGDSKTREMISRLQGKQEKEEKKEREMRAEIRKRQDIKTRGLVFKSEENQNLVVGNKKEESSRADDKEKIEEQVELVKLVSNGKEKEIILKDVRKNIDSIDKDSENEKRDKDINQVKEELKMSSVDIGKKKPKVQNEIQNETPESNIEQKVGNCVAENNSKTMTKEEQEEESASMYAEDLERLHSNDPRMTEVNVNNSEVINVKTLIQFAEALNNNTHVKTFALANCRADDHVAYAIASMLCSNKIITSINMDSNLLTSKGIMALVKALQYNTSLTELRFHNQRHICGGKTEMEMTKILKENTTLLKLGYHFELAGPRMTMTNILSRNMDRQRQKRLQEQKQATAQGNGDKKDSLKVPQPGFNKGSPRNSPKPSPTPSPVPSPKLTPKAFKGPGGPPPPPPVGIPPPPPPILDGEFLKNSLTPMSQRKLEDRTGGRGGGLNSRDQLLASIRGANIKQLKKVALPKLLQ, encoded by the exons ATGTCTAGGAGAAAAGTGAGGGGACTCACTCGAACCGGGCGCCAGGTAAGCGAGGATCCGGATCTCGACAACTTGCTGTCAAACCTGTCGCCTGAAGAGATGGAAGAGCTACAGAAGGAGGTGTCGACAGTGCCCGACCCAGACCCGAGTGAGATTATCATAGTAGACCAAACCGATTTAAAACAAACCATTCCTAATAAAAGAGATTCCAGCTTGACTAATCACGGCGAGTTAAAGGCGGGTTTGCAAAGGAACCTCTCCACCGAG GGTGAGCCCAGAAAGGAAAGTCGGAAACAGgaatatctcagaaaaatggGCCTGAGTCAGGAGACAAATAATTCCAGTAATGACAGCAGGGAAGGAGGATGCCAGACTTCCATCTGCAGTGCTCCTGttaaacaagagaaaaatatggAGGACAGGAATGCACGAGCCACAGACGATGCTAAAGATGCTAAAGATGCTAGGGCAAGGCGATTCAAGAGGAATGAggaaagtgaaaagaaatgtGAGGTCAAGGAGAAAGAACAGATTGATGATTACAAACTCAAAGATAAACGGGACACAAAAGAAGGCAGCAGCAAGACAAAGGAGTTGATATCCAAgcttcaagaaaaaaaagaggattgtaaagagaaggagaaaagagatGAAAACTGGAAGAGAGAATCAGGAGACAGCAAGACAAGGGAGATGATTTCTAGGTTGCAGGGGAAACaggagaaggaagaaaaaaaggaacggGAAATGAGAGCTGAAATCAGGAAAAGACAGGACATTAAGACAAGAGGCCTTGTTTTCAAGTCAGAGGAAAACCAAAATTTGGTTGTAGGAAACAAAAAAGAGGAAAGCAGCAGGGCAGATGACAAAGAGAAGATAGAAGAACAAGTAGAGTTAGTTAAGCTAGTTagcaatggcaaggaaaaagaaattattCTGAAGGATGTAAGGAAAAATATTGATAGTATAGATAAAGACAGTGAGAATGAGAAGAGGGATAAGGATATTAATCAAGTAAAAGAAGAATTAAAAATGAGTTCTGTTGATAttggaaaaaagaaaccaaaagtGCAAAATGAGATCCAAAATGAAACACCTGAATCCAATATAGAACAAAAGGTTGGAAATTGTGTGGCAGAAAATAACTCAAAAACCATGACTAAAGAAGAACAGGAAGAAGAGTCTGCTAGCATGTATGCCGAAGATCTAGAGAGACTACACAGCAATGACCCCAGGATGACCGAGGTCAATGTCAACAATTCAGAAGTTATCAATGTCAAAACCCTCATTCAGTTTGCTGAAGCACTAAATAACAACACACATGTCAAGACATTTGCCCTTGCTAACTGCCGCGCAGATGACCATGTGGCCTATGCTATTGCAAGCATGTTATGCAGCAACAAAATCATCACTAGCATCAACATGGATTCTAATCTTCTCACCAGCAAGGGCATCATGGCACTGGTCAAAGCCCTCCAGTACAACACCTCCCTAACTGAGCTTCGCTTCCATAATCAGCGACATATCTGTGGAGGCAAGACAGAAATGGAGATGACAAAGATTTTGAAGGAAAATACAACTCTACTCAAACTGGGCTACCACTTTGAGTTGGCTGGTCCACGCATGACCATGACCAACATCCTCAGTCGTAACATGGATCGGCAGAGGCAGAAGAGGTTGCAGGAGCAGAAACAGGCCACAGCCCAGGGAAATGGAGACAAGAAAGACTCACTGAAGGTCCCACAACCTGGCTTCAACAAAGGTTCTCCAAGAAACTCACCAAAGCCATCTCCAACTCCATCTCCTGTACCATCCCCTAAGTTGACTCCAAAGGCCTTTAAAGGACCTGGTggtcctccacctccaccacctgtGGGAATACCACCGCCACCACCTCCAATTCTAGATGGCGAATTTCTGAAGAACTCTCTGACCCCTATGTCACAGAGAAAGCTTGAGGACAGGACTGGAGGTCGAGGTGGAGGTCTAAATTCAAGGGATCAACTTCTAGCATCTATAAGGGGTGCCAatattaaacagttaaaaaag GTTGCATTACCAAAACTACTGCAATAA